A stretch of the Dehalococcoidia bacterium genome encodes the following:
- a CDS encoding bifunctional (p)ppGpp synthetase/guanosine-3',5'-bis(diphosphate) 3'-pyrophosphohydrolase, whose translation MTAEALLERAGKYLPPEKLTLVSAAFDYAASAHAGQVRKSGDPYMEHPFQVALTLAEQQLDATTLAAALLHDVTEDCGITIKQIGDKFGPDVARLVDGVSKLSRLALPLPGELQQRPSVREQQAENLRKMLVAMADDLRVVFIKLADRLHNMRTLEALPPERQKAIARETLEIYAPLAHRLGIWELKWQLEDLAFHYIEPRKYSQIAKLVANRRAEREEIVGSVMQILRDEFGRMGLKADVSGRPKHLYSISQKIERYAAQGRQFDEIYDLLAVRVLVDTIPECYHAMGTVHNLWHPIPGAFDDYIANPKPNGYQSLHTAVLFKGTTPLEIQIRTREMHRVAEFGVAAHWRYKEGDKKDIEVEERIGWLRQLIDWHRELAGAEEFLESVKTDIFNDQVFVFTPKGEIKDLPKGSTPIDFAYRIHTDLGNRCAGAKVNGRMVPLDFQLSNGNVVDIIVSKKAKGPNRDWMSPNLGFAKSSHAREKIRQWFRKQEREENIELGREMLDKEIKHLGLDVGDRETIAKLFKYENMDEFFAAIGCGDVSVQTIALKLAAQEQPKPAVEATVRPSTSGIQVLGSGDLLTNLARCCNPVPGDLIIGYITRNRGITIHRQDCYNVTHEDEKERLVRVEWGRADVHYPVKMQVEAWDRVGLVRDISTLLAEEKVNISNMNVTPHKDHTTSLYFDVETTGLPQLSRLMSRIETIAGVTGVARVGEEHPASPQTAHPKS comes from the coding sequence ATGACGGCTGAAGCGCTGCTGGAAAGAGCAGGCAAGTACCTTCCTCCCGAGAAACTGACGCTGGTGTCAGCCGCCTTCGACTATGCCGCCAGCGCCCATGCAGGCCAGGTGCGCAAGTCGGGCGACCCCTACATGGAGCACCCTTTCCAGGTAGCCCTCACGCTGGCTGAACAGCAACTGGATGCCACCACGCTGGCCGCGGCGCTCTTGCACGATGTCACCGAAGACTGCGGCATCACCATCAAGCAGATAGGAGACAAATTCGGGCCGGACGTAGCGCGCCTGGTGGACGGCGTGAGCAAGCTCTCCAGGCTGGCCCTGCCCCTGCCGGGAGAGTTGCAGCAGCGCCCCTCGGTGCGCGAACAGCAGGCCGAAAACCTGCGCAAGATGCTGGTGGCCATGGCCGACGACCTCAGAGTGGTCTTCATCAAGCTGGCCGACAGATTGCACAACATGCGCACGCTGGAGGCGCTTCCACCCGAACGCCAGAAGGCCATCGCCCGCGAGACGCTGGAGATATACGCCCCGCTGGCCCACCGCTTAGGTATATGGGAGCTCAAGTGGCAACTGGAGGACTTGGCCTTCCATTACATCGAACCGCGCAAGTACAGCCAGATAGCCAAACTGGTGGCCAACCGCCGCGCCGAACGCGAGGAAATCGTCGGCAGCGTGATGCAGATACTGCGCGACGAGTTCGGACGTATGGGCCTCAAAGCCGATGTCTCCGGGCGTCCCAAGCACCTTTACAGCATCTCGCAAAAAATAGAACGCTACGCCGCCCAGGGGAGGCAGTTCGACGAGATATACGACCTGCTGGCAGTGCGCGTGCTTGTCGATACCATCCCTGAATGCTATCATGCCATGGGCACGGTGCATAACCTGTGGCACCCCATCCCCGGCGCTTTCGACGACTACATCGCCAACCCCAAGCCCAACGGATACCAGTCCCTGCACACCGCCGTCCTCTTCAAAGGCACCACCCCCCTCGAAATCCAGATACGCACGCGCGAGATGCACCGCGTGGCCGAGTTCGGCGTGGCGGCCCACTGGCGCTACAAGGAAGGCGACAAAAAGGACATCGAGGTCGAGGAACGCATCGGCTGGCTGCGGCAGCTCATCGACTGGCACCGCGAGCTGGCAGGAGCCGAGGAATTCCTCGAATCGGTCAAGACGGATATTTTCAACGACCAGGTTTTCGTTTTCACACCCAAGGGCGAAATAAAAGACCTGCCCAAAGGGTCCACGCCGATTGATTTCGCCTACCGCATCCATACCGACCTGGGCAACCGTTGCGCCGGGGCCAAGGTCAACGGGCGCATGGTGCCGCTGGATTTCCAGCTTTCCAATGGCAATGTGGTGGATATAATCGTTTCCAAGAAGGCTAAAGGCCCCAACCGGGACTGGATGAGCCCCAACCTGGGTTTCGCCAAGAGCTCGCATGCCCGCGAGAAGATCCGCCAGTGGTTCAGGAAGCAGGAACGCGAAGAGAACATCGAGCTTGGCCGCGAGATGCTGGACAAGGAGATCAAGCACCTGGGGCTGGACGTGGGCGACCGCGAGACAATCGCCAAACTTTTTAAATATGAAAACATGGACGAATTCTTCGCCGCCATCGGCTGCGGCGACGTCAGCGTGCAGACCATTGCCCTCAAGCTGGCGGCCCAGGAACAGCCCAAACCGGCAGTGGAAGCGACGGTCAGGCCGTCAACGTCAGGGATACAGGTGCTGGGTTCGGGAGACCTGCTCACCAATTTAGCCCGCTGCTGCAACCCGGTGCCGGGCGACCTTATCATCGGGTATATTACGCGCAACCGCGGCATCACCATCCACCGGCAGGACTGCTACAACGTGACGCATGAGGATGAAAAAGAGCGCCTGGTGCGCGTGGAGTGGGGCCGTGCTGACGTGCATTATCCGGTGAAGATGCAGGTGGAGGCTTGGGACAGGGTGGGGCTGGTGCGGGATATCTCGACGCTGCTGGCGGAAGAAAAGGTCAATATATCCAACATGAACGTTACCCCCCACAAGGACCACACCACCTCACTCTATTTCGACGTGGAGACCACCGGATTGCCGCAGCTCTCGCGCCTGATGAGCCGCATCGAGACCATTGCGGGGGTGACAGGCGTGGCGCGGGTGGGGGAAGAACACCCTGCCAGCCCTCAAACCGCCCATCCCAAATCCTAA
- a CDS encoding HD domain-containing protein gives MIDEAKVIIVMEEHMKASLPPDKVIVLGIPDIWNSNIDAYKACALEMKQGFQKYWPKIVNESPQLQKASPPPKSKIEEQLEHFNKLIKNSGLDPWPSAPKVCEEVLKIAKSVNYGRGAHSKTVTRLMLNMYDDMVAIDLIKRVNNKRILAEIIGLSHDIGVGKEKPNEEHNEAGWRMLKEQLWECNILGDNEKDPLALIMYGVFYHRDEIIDGKLKPLGDIPLWDSRAAAELVSLVRIADGLDHGYSTGSPDKIVKVEMVRTPKGVECRVFPRSGENVDSFIAKSYSKREVFEATFGKLTYWLPGGGGGWVPWNPND, from the coding sequence ATGATTGATGAGGCGAAAGTTATCATAGTCATGGAAGAGCATATGAAAGCCAGTCTCCCACCAGACAAAGTTATTGTCTTGGGAATCCCGGATATTTGGAATTCCAACATTGACGCCTATAAAGCATGTGCACTCGAAATGAAGCAAGGCTTTCAGAAGTATTGGCCAAAGATAGTTAACGAGAGCCCTCAACTTCAGAAGGCTTCACCACCACCGAAATCTAAAATCGAAGAACAATTAGAACATTTCAATAAGCTAATAAAGAACTCTGGGCTGGACCCGTGGCCCTCTGCCCCAAAGGTATGTGAAGAAGTTCTCAAAATTGCTAAAAGTGTTAATTATGGTCGAGGTGCCCATTCCAAAACCGTCACAAGGCTCATGCTGAATATGTATGATGACATGGTAGCTATTGATCTTATCAAACGTGTTAACAACAAGCGTATTCTTGCTGAGATAATCGGGTTGTCTCACGATATTGGAGTTGGCAAGGAAAAACCCAATGAAGAGCACAATGAAGCTGGCTGGCGGATGTTAAAAGAACAACTATGGGAATGTAATATCCTGGGTGATAACGAAAAGGATCCGCTCGCCTTGATAATGTATGGCGTCTTCTATCACAGGGACGAGATTATTGACGGCAAGCTTAAGCCTTTAGGTGATATACCCCTTTGGGACTCTCGGGCTGCTGCCGAACTCGTGTCTTTAGTTCGAATCGCTGATGGTCTGGACCATGGTTATTCCACGGGTTCCCCAGATAAGATAGTGAAAGTGGAAATGGTTAGAACTCCTAAAGGGGTCGAGTGTAGGGTTTTCCCACGGTCTGGAGAGAATGTTGACTCATTTATCGCTAAATCTTACTCAAAACGTGAGGTATTTGAAGCCACGTTCGGTAAGTTAACATATTGGTTACCTGGAGGAGGTGGCGGTTGGGTGCCTTGGAATCCAAATGACTAA
- a CDS encoding DUF951 domain-containing protein: MVVDFKMNDIVRLRKVHPCGGFEWQVTRLGADIGLKCKDCGRYMLMPRSELERRMKGHPRREE; this comes from the coding sequence ATGGTCGTCGATTTCAAAATGAACGACATCGTGCGCCTCAGGAAGGTCCACCCGTGCGGGGGCTTCGAGTGGCAGGTGACGCGGCTCGGTGCCGACATCGGCCTCAAGTGCAAAGACTGCGGACGCTACATGCTGATGCCCCGTTCCGAACTCGAACGCCGCATGAAGGGTCACCCGCGCCGGGAGGAATAG
- a CDS encoding DNA polymerase IV, whose translation MATRRIMHVDLDAFFVSVEQVDHPELRGKPVVVGGRPDTRGVVAAASYEARAFGVHSAMPLRTAARLCPQCIFVEGNFSKYAETSRKFMDILADFTPFLEPMGLDEAYMDVTGFESLHGTIRDMATALKKRVRDELGINVSVGIANSRVVAKIASDASKPDGLIEVPPGGEAAFMAPLPIRQMPGIGEKTEPVLKRLGIDTIGKLAHAPAEGLKKLLGSHGEHLHNMALGLDDSPVVGRGEAKSMSRETTFAEDLRDRAVLEATLRYLAERVGRKLRQSGKLAKCVTMKLRYADFATITRNRTLPQATDADGVIFEAGLKLLHTALIKEKRAVRLIGIGVTGFTEAGQQLSLLDNSTLRMAKLDKAVDRIREKYGFGAIQTGRTMKLRELFEENERGYSLHTPGLSR comes from the coding sequence ATGGCTACACGTCGCATCATGCACGTGGACCTGGACGCCTTCTTCGTTTCGGTGGAGCAGGTGGACCACCCGGAACTGCGGGGCAAGCCGGTCGTGGTGGGTGGCCGTCCCGACACACGCGGGGTAGTGGCCGCCGCATCCTATGAAGCGCGCGCTTTCGGTGTGCATTCGGCCATGCCGCTGAGGACGGCCGCCCGATTATGCCCGCAGTGCATCTTCGTCGAGGGCAATTTCAGTAAATATGCCGAGACCTCGCGCAAATTCATGGACATACTGGCCGATTTCACGCCGTTCCTGGAGCCGATGGGGCTGGACGAGGCTTACATGGACGTCACCGGCTTCGAGTCGCTCCACGGCACTATTCGCGATATGGCAACCGCCCTTAAAAAGCGCGTCAGGGACGAGCTGGGCATCAACGTATCCGTCGGCATCGCCAACTCCAGGGTGGTGGCCAAAATCGCCTCCGACGCCTCCAAGCCCGATGGATTGATAGAGGTGCCTCCCGGCGGTGAGGCTGCCTTCATGGCGCCCCTGCCTATCCGCCAGATGCCCGGCATCGGCGAGAAGACCGAGCCCGTGTTGAAACGGCTGGGAATAGACACCATCGGCAAGCTGGCGCACGCGCCGGCCGAGGGCCTGAAAAAGCTGCTGGGGAGCCACGGCGAGCACCTGCATAATATGGCGCTGGGGCTGGACGACAGCCCGGTGGTCGGCCGCGGCGAGGCCAAGTCCATGAGCCGCGAGACCACCTTTGCCGAAGACTTGCGCGACCGGGCCGTGCTGGAGGCCACGCTGCGCTACCTGGCGGAGCGGGTGGGGCGGAAGCTGCGCCAGAGCGGCAAGCTGGCTAAATGCGTCACCATGAAACTGCGTTACGCCGACTTTGCCACTATTACGCGGAACCGCACGCTGCCGCAGGCGACGGATGCCGACGGGGTCATCTTCGAGGCTGGGTTGAAACTGCTGCATACGGCGCTGATTAAAGAAAAACGCGCGGTGCGGCTCATCGGCATAGGCGTGACCGGGTTTACCGAGGCGGGGCAGCAGCTCAGCCTGCTGGATAACTCGACGCTGAGGATGGCCAAGCTGGATAAAGCGGTGGACCGCATACGCGAAAAGTACGGCTTCGGGGCCATACAGACCGGGCGCACCATGAAGCTGCGGGAGCTGTTCGAGGAGAACGAGCGCGGCTACAGCCTGCATACGCCGGGGCTGTCGAGGTAA
- a CDS encoding branched-chain amino acid transaminase, producing the protein MPAIAFFQKKFVPLPEARVGVMTQALHYGTALFEGIRGNWNADKGEMYLFRLKEHYQRLHNGAKLLKISLDYSVDEMIALTVELIRKNGFKEDTYVRPLAYKSTEQMGVRLHNLDDDFLIFCMPWGRYLDTDACKCGVSSWRRPDDNCIPTQVKATGMYINNALAKTEAIENGYDEAIMLAPDGHVSEGSGENIFLVIDGKLHTPATHNNILVGITRDTVIQLAKNELGIETVERSIDRVELYMAQECFLTGTAAHLTPVSEIDRRPLGDGKVGPVTAQLKKLFFDTIKGNLPHYMDWCTPVYKK; encoded by the coding sequence ATGCCTGCCATTGCTTTTTTCCAGAAAAAGTTCGTCCCCCTGCCTGAGGCCAGAGTCGGCGTTATGACCCAGGCCCTGCACTACGGCACCGCGCTGTTCGAGGGCATTCGCGGCAACTGGAACGCGGACAAAGGCGAAATGTACCTCTTCCGCCTGAAGGAGCACTACCAGCGCCTGCATAACGGCGCCAAACTGCTCAAGATTTCGCTCGACTATTCGGTCGATGAGATGATTGCCCTGACCGTCGAACTCATCCGCAAGAATGGGTTCAAAGAGGATACCTACGTCCGCCCGCTGGCGTATAAAAGCACCGAGCAGATGGGCGTGCGGCTGCACAACCTGGACGACGATTTCCTGATTTTCTGCATGCCCTGGGGGCGCTACCTCGACACCGATGCCTGCAAGTGCGGCGTTTCCTCGTGGCGCAGGCCTGACGACAACTGCATCCCGACCCAGGTGAAGGCCACCGGCATGTATATCAACAACGCCCTGGCCAAGACCGAGGCTATCGAAAACGGCTACGACGAAGCCATCATGCTCGCCCCCGACGGACATGTCTCCGAGGGCAGCGGCGAGAACATCTTCCTGGTGATTGACGGCAAGCTGCACACGCCGGCGACGCACAACAACATACTGGTCGGCATCACGCGCGACACCGTCATTCAACTGGCCAAGAACGAACTGGGTATCGAGACGGTAGAGAGGTCTATCGACCGCGTCGAGCTTTACATGGCGCAGGAGTGCTTCCTCACCGGCACGGCGGCGCATCTTACCCCCGTTTCCGAGATAGACCGCCGCCCGCTGGGCGACGGCAAAGTAGGCCCGGTCACGGCGCAGTTAAAAAAGCTCTTCTTCGACACCATCAAGGGCAATCTGCCGCACTATATGGACTGGTGCACGCCGGTTTACAAGAAATAG
- the dnaA gene encoding chromosomal replication initiator protein DnaA yields the protein MNSASEIWEAALGELQLQVNKPNYQTWFKGTQGLAFDGDQFLVGVPNAFVAEYLEKNQRSLIEKTLIGLIHRGVSTRFQISWAQDGGTARTCEARRNVSAIYGFNPKYTFDNFVVGAGNRMAYAAAASAAEHPSVQSYNPLFIYAAPGLGKTHLLQAIGQKALDNNLKPVYVSGEQFTNDFVAALRERRTDEFRAKYRSADMLMVDDIHFISGKEATEESFFHTFNDLHNAGRQIVITSDRPPKSMPMLQERLRSRFEWGLTVDIQPPDFETRLAILQSKAEQAQTAVAPDVLDMMAHELKQNIRELEGSLNRIIAYARLLRAQITPELAARALKDVAGAKELPEACGNLESILGTIARTFELNIDDLLGRKRDKEVAQARQVAMYVLRQKNGYSLSDIGAAIGGRNPSTVSYACEKVAQDMANSHLLRRKVEDIQKKLAS from the coding sequence ATGAATTCTGCCAGTGAAATCTGGGAAGCCGCGCTCGGCGAACTCCAGTTGCAGGTAAATAAACCGAACTACCAGACATGGTTCAAGGGGACTCAAGGGCTGGCTTTCGACGGCGACCAGTTCCTCGTGGGTGTTCCCAACGCCTTCGTGGCTGAGTATCTTGAAAAAAACCAGCGCTCGCTCATAGAAAAAACCCTCATCGGCCTGATTCACCGCGGCGTAAGCACGCGCTTCCAGATAAGCTGGGCGCAGGATGGGGGCACCGCGCGCACGTGCGAAGCCCGCCGCAACGTCTCGGCCATCTACGGCTTTAACCCCAAGTACACTTTCGATAATTTCGTGGTGGGGGCCGGCAACCGCATGGCCTACGCTGCGGCCGCGAGTGCCGCCGAGCACCCCTCCGTGCAGAGCTATAACCCGCTATTCATCTATGCCGCGCCGGGCCTGGGCAAGACACACCTTTTACAAGCCATCGGACAGAAAGCGCTGGATAATAACCTCAAACCCGTCTATGTCTCCGGAGAGCAGTTCACCAACGATTTCGTGGCCGCGCTGCGCGAGAGGCGCACCGACGAGTTCCGCGCCAAGTACCGTTCGGCGGACATGCTCATGGTGGACGATATTCACTTCATCAGCGGCAAGGAAGCCACTGAAGAGAGTTTTTTTCACACCTTCAACGACCTGCATAACGCCGGGCGCCAGATAGTTATCACCAGCGACCGCCCGCCCAAGTCCATGCCGATGCTTCAGGAAAGACTGCGCTCGCGCTTCGAGTGGGGTCTGACCGTCGACATCCAGCCGCCCGATTTCGAAACGCGCCTTGCTATTTTACAGTCCAAGGCGGAGCAGGCGCAGACAGCGGTCGCCCCCGACGTGCTAGATATGATGGCCCACGAGCTGAAACAGAATATCCGCGAGCTGGAAGGTTCGCTCAACCGCATTATCGCCTATGCCCGCCTGCTGCGGGCGCAGATAACTCCCGAACTGGCTGCGAGAGCCCTCAAAGACGTAGCCGGTGCTAAAGAACTCCCTGAGGCGTGCGGCAACCTGGAATCCATCCTGGGTACGATAGCCCGGACGTTCGAACTCAACATTGACGACCTGCTGGGACGCAAACGGGACAAAGAGGTGGCCCAGGCGCGCCAGGTGGCCATGTACGTCCTCAGGCAGAAAAATGGCTATTCTCTCTCCGACATCGGCGCTGCCATAGGAGGGCGCAATCCTTCTACCGTGAGCTATGCCTGCGAGAAAGTAGCGCAGGATATGGCGAACTCGCACCTGTTGCGCCGCAAGGTGGAGGATATTCAGAAAAAGCTTGCTTCCTAG
- a CDS encoding manganese efflux pump MntP: MDIFALLLIALSLSMDCFAIALGISCSGKRVSRAMALRVAAAFGGAQAVMAAIGWLAGRGLLNLISSYDHWVVFGLLLAVGVHMIWESFEEEEEGEKLDLTRGWALLTLAVITSIDSLATGLALSFQRVNIAVAAGAIGAVTFTVVIVGFVIGGKVGEWLGRWAGVLGGLILIGIGTRVLLEHLLG, encoded by the coding sequence GTGGACATTTTCGCACTTCTCCTCATCGCTCTAAGCCTCTCCATGGACTGTTTCGCCATTGCCCTGGGTATAAGCTGCTCTGGGAAGCGCGTTTCGCGGGCGATGGCGCTAAGAGTTGCCGCCGCTTTCGGCGGAGCGCAGGCGGTCATGGCGGCTATCGGCTGGCTGGCCGGGCGCGGGCTGCTTAACTTAATATCCTCTTACGACCACTGGGTGGTCTTCGGCCTGCTGCTGGCGGTAGGCGTTCACATGATTTGGGAATCGTTTGAGGAGGAAGAGGAAGGCGAAAAGCTCGACCTCACGCGCGGCTGGGCGCTCCTGACGCTGGCGGTGATAACCAGCATTGACTCGCTGGCCACCGGGCTGGCGCTGTCTTTCCAGCGGGTCAACATCGCCGTCGCCGCTGGAGCTATCGGAGCCGTCACCTTCACCGTTGTAATTGTGGGGTTCGTCATCGGCGGCAAGGTGGGCGAGTGGCTGGGGCGCTGGGCGGGGGTGCTGGGCGGACTTATCCTCATCGGCATCGGAACGCGGGTGTTGCTGGAACACCTGCTGGGTTGA
- the pyrF gene encoding orotidine-5'-phosphate decarboxylase, which yields MGFFSELDEAVKKNHSLLCVGLDPDPTLMPPGVSILDFNKAIIDATSNLVCAYKPNLAFYEAEGARGWDTLKQTVDYIPKGILVIADAKRGDIGNTAKAYAKAIFEELGAGGVTINPYLGFDSVEPFLNYKDKGVFILCRTSNAGAADFQSLKVVAEGKAMPLYQAVAKKASEWNKANNIGLVVGATSPDELKLLRQAYPEMPFLIPGVGAQGGDLKLAVQYGIDKRGAGIIINSSRQILYASRGKDFAETARKAALNLRDEINLYRSAS from the coding sequence ATGGGATTTTTCTCAGAGCTCGATGAAGCCGTCAAAAAGAATCACAGCCTCCTGTGCGTGGGGCTGGACCCCGACCCCACCCTCATGCCCCCCGGCGTGAGCATCCTCGATTTTAACAAAGCCATCATCGACGCGACATCGAACCTCGTTTGCGCCTACAAGCCCAACCTCGCCTTTTACGAGGCGGAGGGAGCGAGAGGCTGGGACACCCTCAAGCAAACGGTGGACTATATACCCAAAGGCATCCTGGTCATCGCCGACGCCAAACGCGGCGACATCGGCAACACGGCTAAAGCCTACGCTAAAGCCATCTTCGAGGAGCTTGGAGCGGGCGGTGTGACTATCAATCCCTACCTCGGCTTCGATTCTGTCGAGCCTTTCTTGAATTACAAAGATAAAGGCGTTTTTATCCTGTGCCGCACCTCCAACGCGGGCGCCGCCGACTTCCAGAGCCTTAAGGTCGTAGCGGAAGGAAAAGCGATGCCCCTGTACCAGGCCGTGGCTAAAAAAGCCAGCGAGTGGAATAAGGCCAACAACATCGGGCTGGTGGTAGGCGCTACGTCTCCTGACGAACTCAAACTGCTCAGGCAGGCCTATCCCGAAATGCCCTTCCTCATCCCCGGGGTGGGGGCGCAGGGGGGCGACTTGAAACTCGCGGTACAGTACGGCATAGACAAGCGCGGCGCGGGCATCATCATCAATTCCTCAAGGCAAATCCTCTACGCCTCACGAGGAAAAGACTTCGCCGAAACCGCCCGCAAGGCAGCCCTCAATCTGCGCGACGAAATCAACCTCTACCGCTCCGCCTCATAA
- a CDS encoding helix-turn-helix domain-containing protein, translating into MGKQCRHLSIDEREQIAQLRNEGTALREIARQLGRDKGTISRELKTEIDGTN; encoded by the coding sequence ATGGGAAAACAATGCCGGCATCTGAGTATTGATGAGAGGGAGCAAATAGCCCAGTTAAGGAACGAAGGCACAGCGCTGAGGGAGATCGCACGTCAACTCGGGCGCGATAAAGGGACTATATCGAGGGAATTGAAAACTGAGATAGACGGAACAAATTGA
- a CDS encoding methionyl-tRNA formyltransferase, producing the protein MRLVFMGTPEFAVAPLRNIVLNGYEVAAVYTKKDKLSGRGQEMSSSAVKREALSLGLTVVQPGSLRKPEALAELASLMPDVIVVAAFGQILPPEVLNLPRFGCINIHPSLLPRHRGAAPVVSTILAGDAWGGVSIMQMDEGLDTGPVLTRAQALVRDDDTTETLSERLSLMSAQMLADILPGWTRGEIKPQPQDDALATYFKPIEKEAGEIKWNLPALELWRQVRAYQPWPGSFTHFNGRVLKILEAWPVACATQTEVGAVVALGKGCGVVTGSGILELRRLQIEGKQAMSAADFIRGQRGFIGTVLPG; encoded by the coding sequence ATGCGCCTGGTCTTCATGGGAACCCCGGAATTCGCCGTCGCCCCGCTACGCAACATAGTACTAAATGGTTATGAGGTGGCGGCAGTCTACACCAAAAAGGATAAACTGTCGGGGCGCGGGCAGGAGATGTCCTCTTCCGCCGTGAAACGAGAGGCTCTATCCCTGGGTCTTACTGTGGTGCAACCAGGCAGTCTCAGGAAGCCCGAGGCTTTGGCCGAACTGGCGTCCTTAATGCCGGATGTCATCGTGGTGGCGGCCTTCGGCCAGATACTGCCGCCGGAGGTGCTGAATCTGCCACGTTTCGGTTGCATCAATATACACCCGTCCCTGCTGCCACGCCACCGGGGGGCCGCGCCTGTCGTCTCCACCATCCTGGCGGGTGACGCCTGGGGCGGGGTGAGCATCATGCAGATGGATGAAGGGCTGGATACCGGCCCGGTCCTCACCCGCGCGCAGGCGCTGGTGCGGGATGACGACACGACGGAGACTCTCTCGGAGCGCTTATCGTTGATGTCAGCCCAAATGCTGGCGGACATACTACCGGGCTGGACGCGCGGCGAGATAAAGCCCCAACCTCAAGACGATGCGCTGGCCACCTATTTCAAGCCCATCGAGAAAGAGGCCGGCGAGATAAAATGGAATTTACCCGCCTTGGAACTCTGGCGGCAGGTGCGCGCCTACCAGCCCTGGCCGGGGAGTTTTACACATTTTAACGGGAGAGTCCTGAAAATTCTGGAGGCTTGGCCTGTCGCCTGCGCAACTCAAACTGAGGTTGGTGCGGTGGTGGCGCTGGGGAAGGGCTGCGGGGTGGTCACGGGCAGCGGCATACTGGAGTTGCGCCGCTTGCAGATTGAGGGCAAACAGGCCATGTCCGCCGCGGATTTCATCAGAGGGCAGCGCGGCTTTATCGGGACTGTGCTGCCGGGTTAA
- a CDS encoding transposase → MPENNTRDRRSIRLSGYDYAQNGAYFITICTHGKRNMFGEIVDGDVRLNECGRIVHMCLLEIPKHFSNASLDEFIVMPNHIHAIISIDAASRGTACRAPTERFGKPTANSIPTIIRSLKSAAARRINVLRQTPGAPVWHRNYYEHVIRGETDLNSVREYVRYNPQKWAEDEENPAKSANGISQGRR, encoded by the coding sequence ATGCCTGAGAACAATACCCGCGACCGCCGCTCCATCCGCCTGTCAGGATACGATTACGCCCAGAACGGCGCGTATTTTATCACCATTTGCACTCATGGCAAACGAAACATGTTCGGTGAGATTGTAGATGGAGATGTGCGGTTGAATGAATGCGGGCGGATCGTCCACATGTGCTTGTTGGAGATACCCAAACATTTTAGCAATGCGTCGCTAGACGAATTTATCGTTATGCCAAATCACATTCATGCAATCATTAGTATTGATGCAGCAAGTAGGGGCACGGCATGCCGTGCCCCTACGGAACGATTTGGCAAACCTACTGCAAATTCTATTCCAACTATCATCCGCTCGTTAAAGTCTGCTGCGGCAAGGAGAATCAACGTTTTGCGCCAAACCCCCGGCGCTCCCGTCTGGCATCGTAACTATTATGAACACGTTATCCGCGGCGAGACCGATCTGAATTCGGTTCGGGAATATGTTCGGTACAATCCTCAGAAATGGGCGGAAGACGAGGAAAATCCGGCGAAAAGCGCGAATGGAATCTCTCAAGGCAGAAGATAG